A window of Lujinxingia sediminis contains these coding sequences:
- a CDS encoding 1-acyl-sn-glycerol-3-phosphate acyltransferase: MFDAWTRQDDSPLFRLASERSQLVAEVSRRAFNDFVRASRDARGAGIEYVLNDAAYQEIARLQRERGAEEEVRSIAWWRSMSRRLATMPEPKKREILWKLVESYADDLAGRFNPWVYKMATGALPIGLSFLFKAQDLPRVATMPTRVGELRETLSHVRDLTQRVVLQGDLATLRVLAKKGTLVFVPTHSSNMDSILVGWALYEAGLPPVTYGAGKNLFTNPLMGFFMHNLGAYKVDRRLQHRLYKDVLKTYSQVLIERGYHSLFFPGGTRSRSNAVEQHLKLGLLGTALSGYIHSLMRDPQAKPVYIVPLTINYNLVLEADSLIQDHFKREGKGRYLLENDEFNQLSAITRFVMNTMKMDSTTILRFGEPLDTFGNRVRVDGESYDSRGRRVNRIDYVRSARTGEVVEDAARDRQYTRHTGERIAQAFLEHTVLMPTQVVSWVLFDRLQRRFPGWDVYRLVRFGAEEILPWEEVHAGVEDALARLKTLERSGKVQLSPFLHEAAPDRVVYEGLEYLRMYHVPEVVKTWADGVMLQKLEVIYFYGNRVRPFEDAMRALP, from the coding sequence ATGTTTGATGCATGGACGAGGCAGGATGATTCACCGCTCTTTCGCCTGGCGAGTGAGCGCTCGCAGCTGGTGGCTGAGGTCAGCCGGCGTGCGTTTAATGACTTTGTGCGGGCCTCGCGCGACGCGCGGGGGGCGGGCATTGAGTACGTGCTCAACGACGCGGCCTACCAGGAGATCGCCCGGCTTCAGCGGGAGCGGGGCGCGGAGGAGGAGGTGCGCTCGATCGCCTGGTGGCGCAGCATGTCCCGGCGTCTGGCGACGATGCCCGAGCCCAAAAAGCGCGAGATCCTCTGGAAGCTTGTCGAGAGCTACGCCGATGATCTGGCCGGGCGCTTTAACCCCTGGGTTTACAAGATGGCCACCGGGGCGCTGCCCATCGGGTTGAGTTTTTTGTTCAAGGCCCAGGACCTGCCGCGAGTGGCCACCATGCCCACGCGGGTCGGCGAGCTGCGTGAGACGCTCTCGCACGTGCGCGATCTGACGCAGCGGGTGGTCTTGCAGGGAGATCTGGCCACATTGCGGGTGCTTGCGAAGAAAGGGACTCTGGTCTTTGTGCCCACGCATAGCTCCAATATGGACTCGATTCTGGTGGGATGGGCGCTCTACGAAGCCGGGCTGCCGCCGGTGACATACGGGGCGGGAAAGAATCTCTTTACCAACCCCCTGATGGGCTTCTTCATGCATAACCTGGGGGCGTATAAGGTCGACCGGCGCCTCCAGCATCGTCTTTATAAAGATGTGCTCAAGACCTACTCGCAGGTCTTGATCGAGCGGGGCTACCACAGTCTCTTTTTCCCGGGAGGGACGCGCAGCCGCTCCAATGCGGTGGAGCAACACCTGAAGCTGGGGCTCTTAGGGACGGCGCTCAGCGGCTACATCCACAGCCTGATGCGCGATCCGCAGGCGAAGCCGGTCTACATCGTGCCGCTGACGATCAACTACAACCTGGTGTTGGAGGCCGATAGCCTGATTCAGGATCATTTCAAACGCGAGGGCAAGGGGCGCTACCTGCTGGAGAATGATGAGTTCAATCAGCTCTCGGCGATCACGCGTTTTGTGATGAATACGATGAAGATGGATTCCACCACGATCCTGCGTTTTGGCGAGCCGCTGGATACCTTTGGCAATCGGGTGCGGGTCGACGGGGAGAGCTACGATAGCCGGGGGCGGCGCGTGAATCGCATCGATTATGTGCGTTCGGCGCGCACTGGCGAGGTGGTTGAAGACGCTGCCCGCGACCGCCAGTACACCCGCCATACCGGTGAGCGCATCGCGCAGGCCTTTCTTGAGCATACGGTATTGATGCCCACGCAGGTGGTGAGCTGGGTGCTTTTCGATCGTCTGCAGCGGCGATTTCCGGGCTGGGATGTTTACCGGCTGGTGCGTTTTGGGGCCGAGGAGATTTTGCCCTGGGAGGAGGTCCACGCCGGGGTGGAAGATGCGCTCGCTCGCCTCAAGACTCTGGAGCGCAGTGGCAAGGTGCAGCTCTCACCCTTTTTGCACGAGGCCGCGCCCGACCGGGTGGTCTACGAGGGGCTGGAGTATCTGCGCATGTACCACGTGCCCGAGGTGGTCAAGACCTGGGCTGACGGGGTGATGTTGCAGAAGCTTGAGGTCATCTACTTTTACGGCAACCGGGTGCGTCCTTTTGAGGATGCGATGCGCGCGCTGCCCTGA
- a CDS encoding NAD-dependent epimerase/dehydratase family protein has translation MKVLVTGGGGFLGEAIVDHLLARGDEVRSLARGDYPNLRAKGVEVMRGDLADAEVVSSAVEGCEEVYHVAARAGVWGPYEDYYQANVVGTQNIIEACRTHNVPRLIFTSSPSVVYGDDPLEGVDESVPYPSTYLTAYPETKAMAEKAVLAANSDALRTVSLRPHLIWGPGDNHLVPRIIDRARRGKLKRVGDGRALVDSVYVDDAARAHLLAAEALAGDGKPAGKAYFITQDEPMAVGELIDKILVSGGLEPLKAQVPAGVAYAVGWAMETAYRALGKREEPLMTRFLAKQLSTAHYFDISAARRDFGYAPQRTIEEGMVELGAWIRKTGL, from the coding sequence ATGAAGGTTCTGGTCACCGGAGGCGGTGGATTTCTTGGCGAGGCGATTGTCGATCACCTGCTTGCCAGGGGGGATGAGGTGCGCTCGCTGGCACGCGGCGACTATCCGAATCTGCGTGCGAAGGGCGTGGAGGTGATGCGCGGTGATCTGGCCGATGCCGAGGTGGTTTCTTCGGCCGTGGAAGGCTGTGAGGAAGTCTACCATGTCGCAGCGCGCGCCGGCGTGTGGGGGCCTTATGAGGACTATTACCAGGCCAATGTGGTGGGCACTCAAAACATCATTGAGGCCTGTCGCACCCACAACGTTCCTCGCCTGATCTTCACCAGCTCGCCGAGCGTGGTCTACGGCGATGATCCGCTTGAAGGGGTCGATGAGTCGGTGCCCTATCCCTCGACGTACCTGACGGCGTACCCCGAGACCAAGGCGATGGCGGAGAAAGCGGTGCTCGCGGCGAACAGTGACGCGTTGAGAACCGTGTCATTACGCCCGCATCTGATCTGGGGACCGGGCGATAATCATCTGGTGCCGCGCATCATCGATCGGGCACGGCGCGGCAAGCTCAAGCGGGTGGGTGATGGCAGAGCGCTGGTGGATTCGGTCTATGTGGACGATGCCGCGCGCGCGCATCTGCTGGCTGCCGAGGCGCTGGCAGGCGATGGGAAGCCCGCCGGCAAGGCCTACTTCATTACCCAGGATGAGCCGATGGCGGTGGGAGAGCTCATCGATAAGATCCTTGTGAGCGGTGGGCTTGAGCCGCTTAAGGCGCAGGTGCCCGCCGGGGTGGCCTACGCGGTGGGCTGGGCGATGGAGACGGCCTATAGGGCGCTGGGCAAGCGCGAGGAGCCTTTGATGACGCGCTTTCTGGCCAAACAGCTATCCACGGCACACTACTTCGACATCTCTGCGGCGCGCCGGGATTTTGGCTACGCGCCCCAGCGCACCATTGAGGAAGGGATGGTCGAGCTGGGCGCGTGGATTCGCAAGACCGGGCTCTGA
- a CDS encoding fatty acid CoA ligase family protein, translating to MSAPATAQDASSGEMPDPNIARAISAMAQAMPDAPAIHFPTSRAPDGTWRYETTSYAELDRVSDEIAAGLHAIGVVPGIRAVLMVKPSMAFFALTFGLFKAGVVPVIVDPGMGLKNLKVCLAEAEPQAFIGIPAAHAARLALGWGRGTIEHCVTVGRRWLWGGFTLEQVRQKGAAVDGWEPPRVKPDDMAAILFTSGSTGVPKGAVYTHGNFAAQVALIKATYAIEPGEVDLPTFPLFALFDPALGMTTVVPDMDFANPGNVDPRNLIEPIRQMGITNMFGSPAVLNKLGRYAEAEGVKLPGLNRVISAGAPVPAVTLRRVKAMLDERAQIFTPYGATESLPVASIGSDMILGETAQATDVGKGVCVGFPVDGVEVKVISITDEPIASWDDAQVLNPGEIGEFVVKGPQVTRAYYNRDASTRGAKIADGKEVRHRMGDVGYFDASGRMWFCGRKTHRVVLDEERTMFTIPVEGIFNTHPAVFRTALVGVKRAGQMVPVLCVELEAEHQGAVRDEVREELLAIGAKHELTRGMKEVLFHAGFPVDVRHNSKIFREALTEWAREQLA from the coding sequence ATGAGCGCACCGGCAACGGCCCAGGATGCGAGCAGTGGGGAGATGCCCGATCCGAACATCGCGCGGGCGATCAGCGCGATGGCGCAGGCGATGCCCGATGCTCCGGCGATTCACTTTCCGACCTCGCGCGCGCCTGATGGCACCTGGCGCTACGAAACGACCTCCTACGCCGAGCTGGATCGGGTCAGCGATGAGATTGCCGCCGGGTTGCACGCCATCGGCGTGGTGCCGGGCATCCGCGCGGTGTTGATGGTCAAGCCTTCGATGGCGTTTTTTGCGCTGACCTTCGGTCTTTTTAAGGCCGGGGTTGTGCCGGTGATTGTGGACCCGGGGATGGGCCTTAAGAACCTGAAGGTATGTCTGGCTGAAGCCGAGCCCCAGGCCTTTATTGGCATTCCCGCCGCTCACGCGGCGCGCCTGGCGCTGGGGTGGGGGCGAGGCACGATTGAGCATTGCGTGACCGTGGGACGGCGCTGGTTGTGGGGCGGGTTCACACTCGAGCAGGTGCGTCAGAAGGGGGCAGCTGTCGATGGCTGGGAGCCGCCGCGGGTCAAGCCCGATGATATGGCGGCGATCCTCTTTACCTCCGGGAGCACCGGGGTGCCCAAGGGGGCGGTGTACACGCACGGGAACTTCGCGGCGCAGGTGGCGCTGATCAAAGCGACGTATGCGATTGAGCCCGGGGAGGTCGATCTTCCGACCTTCCCGCTCTTTGCGCTCTTTGATCCTGCGCTGGGGATGACGACGGTGGTGCCGGATATGGATTTTGCGAATCCGGGCAATGTCGATCCGCGAAACCTCATCGAACCCATCCGCCAGATGGGCATCACCAACATGTTTGGCTCGCCGGCGGTGCTCAACAAGCTCGGGCGATATGCGGAGGCCGAGGGGGTGAAGCTGCCCGGTCTCAACCGTGTGATCTCGGCCGGGGCGCCGGTGCCGGCGGTGACGCTGCGGCGAGTGAAGGCGATGCTCGATGAGCGGGCGCAGATCTTTACGCCTTACGGGGCCACAGAGTCGTTGCCGGTGGCCTCGATCGGCAGCGATATGATTCTGGGGGAGACGGCTCAAGCCACCGATGTGGGGAAGGGCGTGTGTGTGGGTTTCCCGGTCGATGGGGTCGAGGTGAAGGTGATTAGCATCACCGATGAGCCGATCGCGAGCTGGGACGATGCGCAGGTGCTCAACCCGGGTGAGATTGGCGAATTTGTGGTGAAAGGGCCGCAGGTCACCCGCGCCTACTACAACCGCGACGCATCGACCCGTGGCGCGAAGATCGCCGATGGTAAAGAGGTGCGCCATCGCATGGGCGATGTGGGGTATTTCGATGCGTCGGGGCGGATGTGGTTTTGCGGCCGCAAGACCCATCGGGTGGTGCTCGATGAGGAGCGCACGATGTTCACGATCCCGGTCGAGGGGATCTTTAACACCCATCCGGCGGTTTTTCGCACGGCGCTGGTCGGGGTGAAGCGTGCGGGTCAGATGGTGCCCGTCTTATGCGTGGAGCTTGAGGCGGAGCATCAGGGCGCGGTGCGCGATGAGGTGCGCGAAGAGCTTCTGGCCATCGGCGCAAAGCACGAGCTTACCCGCGGGATGAAAGAGGTGCTCTTTCACGCGGGCTTCCCGGTGGACGTGCGGCATAATTCGAAGATCTTTCGAGAAGCGCTCACCGAATGGGCGCGGGAGCAGCTGGCATGA
- a CDS encoding alpha/beta fold hydrolase: MSPSLYPYSPNFHQVADGHSLHYVDEGEGPAVLMVHGNPTWSFYYRNLIEALRGGHRTIAPDHIGCGRSDKPAASAYPYTLERRVEDLESLVKALDLREPLTLVLHDWGGMIGMTFAARNPHLVGRIVLLNTAAFHLPKTKSFPLPLKVARDTAVGSVLVKKLNAFSRTASRVCVTSPLPAEVRQAYEAPYDTPANRIATLRFVQDIPLSPGDSGYELVSQTEAALPSLGDRPIFIGWGYKDFVFDRHFLARWKEIYPQATYAEYPEAGHYVLEDRRDDLIPKIVGFIQSTDAWEGA, translated from the coding sequence GTGAGCCCCTCGCTTTACCCCTATTCGCCGAACTTTCATCAGGTCGCCGACGGCCACAGCCTGCATTATGTCGATGAGGGTGAGGGCCCGGCGGTGTTGATGGTACACGGCAATCCGACCTGGTCTTTTTATTACCGCAACCTCATTGAGGCGTTGCGTGGCGGGCATCGCACCATTGCGCCCGATCACATCGGTTGCGGTCGATCCGATAAGCCCGCAGCCAGCGCGTATCCGTATACGCTGGAGCGACGTGTCGAGGATCTGGAGAGCCTTGTGAAGGCGCTCGATTTGCGGGAGCCGCTGACGCTGGTGCTTCACGACTGGGGCGGCATGATCGGGATGACCTTTGCGGCTCGGAACCCGCATCTGGTGGGGCGCATCGTGTTGTTGAATACCGCGGCGTTTCATCTTCCGAAGACCAAGTCTTTTCCGCTCCCGCTCAAAGTGGCGCGCGACACTGCGGTGGGGTCGGTTCTGGTCAAGAAGCTCAATGCGTTCAGCCGGACGGCCTCCCGTGTGTGTGTGACATCGCCGCTTCCGGCGGAGGTGCGTCAGGCCTATGAGGCGCCCTACGATACGCCAGCCAATCGCATCGCCACGCTGAGGTTTGTGCAGGATATCCCGCTCTCGCCGGGGGATTCGGGTTACGAGCTGGTCAGTCAGACGGAGGCGGCGCTGCCTTCGCTCGGGGATCGTCCGATCTTCATCGGCTGGGGGTATAAGGATTTCGTTTTCGACCGCCATTTCCTGGCGCGTTGGAAGGAGATCTATCCCCAGGCTACCTACGCGGAGTATCCCGAGGCGGGGCATTACGTGCTCGAAGATCGGCGTGACGATCTGATTCCGAAGATCGTCGGCTTCATTCAGAGCACGGATGCCTGGGAGGGCGCATGA
- a CDS encoding 3-oxoacyl-ACP synthase III: protein MSVVKFENVAVAGLAEMRAPRAISSGAIEARLEPALKRAGLPTRGLIYQLTGIAERRVWPEGVMASVPAAMAGRRALERSGVAREKIGVLISTSVCRDFVEPSVASMVHRSLELSSHCLNFDVGNACLGFLNGIQVVGDMIERGSIEYGMVVNGESSLEVIEATIARLNQPDFPVEKMRDQLATLTLGSGAAAMVLGRRDLLAANAPRVVGAVTESASEHNELCRGQRDWMETDAAMLLLRGVELGQKTFARAADELGWSPGGLDLVCAHQVSAVHMTRVAEALELDRERFLKIYHDHGNVGPASIPIALAKAVDQGRVQPGERVGLMGIGSGLNCSMMEIAF, encoded by the coding sequence ATGAGTGTTGTGAAGTTCGAGAATGTGGCAGTGGCGGGACTCGCAGAGATGCGCGCTCCGCGTGCAATCAGCTCCGGGGCGATTGAGGCCAGGCTGGAGCCAGCGCTCAAACGCGCGGGGCTGCCGACGCGGGGGCTCATTTACCAGCTCACCGGCATCGCCGAGCGGCGCGTGTGGCCTGAGGGCGTGATGGCAAGTGTGCCGGCGGCGATGGCCGGACGGCGTGCGCTGGAGCGCTCCGGGGTGGCGCGTGAGAAGATCGGCGTGCTCATCAGCACGTCGGTCTGCCGCGACTTCGTGGAACCCTCGGTCGCCTCAATGGTGCATCGCAGCCTGGAGCTGAGTTCGCATTGTTTGAACTTTGATGTGGGCAACGCCTGTCTGGGCTTTTTGAACGGCATTCAGGTCGTGGGGGATATGATCGAGCGGGGCTCGATTGAGTACGGGATGGTTGTCAACGGGGAGTCCAGCCTGGAGGTGATTGAGGCGACGATTGCGCGTCTTAATCAACCCGACTTCCCGGTAGAGAAGATGCGCGACCAGCTCGCCACGCTGACCCTGGGTTCGGGGGCGGCTGCCATGGTGCTGGGCCGGCGCGATCTTCTCGCGGCGAATGCGCCGCGTGTGGTGGGGGCGGTGACGGAGTCGGCGAGCGAACATAATGAGCTCTGCCGCGGCCAACGCGATTGGATGGAAACCGACGCGGCGATGCTTCTTTTGCGCGGTGTTGAACTCGGCCAGAAGACGTTTGCCCGCGCGGCGGATGAGCTGGGGTGGTCACCCGGGGGGCTCGACCTTGTGTGTGCTCACCAGGTCAGCGCGGTGCACATGACGCGGGTGGCCGAGGCGCTTGAGCTCGATCGCGAGCGTTTTTTGAAGATCTACCACGATCATGGAAACGTCGGCCCCGCCTCCATTCCCATCGCGCTGGCAAAGGCGGTGGATCAGGGCCGGGTGCAGCCCGGCGAGAGGGTGGGTCTTATGGGGATTGGCAGCGGATTAAACTGTTCGATGATGGAGATTGCGTTTTGA